The Chlorobaculum sp. MV4-Y genome contains the following window.
CAGCTCCGGCGGCAGGGCGTGGCCCATGTCGATCATCGCGCCGTCGATACCGAACATATTGCGGTAGTGTGGAATGATGCCGGTGATCTCCCGCCAGAGCGCTGTCGCGCGGAACTCCGGGCGTTCGAGCGCCTCGTCGTACATGCGTATCGTGTTGTAGGCGATGTAGTTGAAGCGGGGCGCGTTGTGCAGCTTCAGGTAGGTGACATCCGTCCAGGGCGGCTGGCGGTCGTCCGGCGGCCAGTCCGAAAACGCGCTGGCGATGACGCACTCGCCGCCGTCCGTCGTAGCGCCGGTGTAGCCGTGCGCGCCGAGCGTGAGCTTCTCCGGAGCCGGGACGAAACGGTTTCGATAGGCCTCGTCTGGTTCGGGAAGTTCATGGAAATCGTGCTTGTCCACCTTTTCGTAGATGCGGGTCAGCTTGTCGTCCCCGAACGCCGGCGCGCAGTATGGCGGCAGGTTTTCGCCGGATTTGATCCAGTAGAACCACTCCGGATGCTCGCCGATCCAGTCGCTGTCGATGGAGGCCGTGCGGAAGACAAACTCGAACACGACCCGCATTCCAAGGTGGCGCGCCGCCTCGACGAGTGCTTTGAGCTGTGTCTCCACCGGTAGATCGAGTGCCGGTTCGCCGAGAGTTTCGTCGAGTTCGTATGGATTTTTTATCGCGTAAGGTGAACCGAGTTCTCCTTTCCGGTTGACTTGACCGATGCTGGTCAGCGGCAGCAGGTAGAGTGTGTTGACGCCCATCCGGCGGATGTAGGGCAGCATGGCGATGGCCTTCAGCAGCGTTCCGGTCTCGCGAAATCCGCATGGAAGCGGCTCAGTGCTGATGCGTCCGTCATGGTTGTGATCGAACGCTGCGTTGTACCTCACGAAGAGGTTGTACACGGTTGCCGAGGCACTCCAGTTCTGGCCGTTCATTACTACCTTGTCCCATCCGACCGGAGCCGAGGCTCTGATCGCGCCGATCGCGTCGCTGAAATAGTCAAAAGGATCGACCATCGAAACGCCAGTTCTTCCTTCGCGCCAGAGGTTTGGCACGGCGTATGGTTCAGCAGGCTGGCGGCGCTTGGCCGATTCCAGCGATTCGAGGAGAATGTCGAGGGTTGGTGTGGTCAAGCTGTCGGATATTCTGAATCGATGGAAGCGAAAAATCAGGCTAAAGACAGGCTAAAGATAAGTATTATCGGGAAAAGATATGCAGAACCATTCAAGGCATTTGTGAAGCAGTATGGCGAGATCGAAAAGAACCATCAAAATGCAGCTCGAGTATGATGGCACTGGCTATTCGGGATGGCAGCGCCAGTTGGGCGCGGTGATGACCGTGCAGGGCGAGATCGAGCAGGTGCTTGGTCGGATTACACAGGAACCGGTCAGCATCGATGGGGCTGGAAGAACCGACAGGGGGGTGCACGCTCGCGGGCAGGTTGCGAGCTTTGCGACGGGCTCGCCGATGCCGCTTGGCCGCCTGATGTATTCGGCCAATTCGCTTTTGCCCTCGACGATCCGCATCAACTCCATGCGGCAGGTACCGGAGTCTTTTCACGCCCGTTTCAGTGCCAGGTCGAGGGAGTACCGCTACTTTCTGCTCGAACATCCTTCAGCTATCGACAGCCGCTTTGCAGGATGCTGTTACGGCAGGCCGGATGTCGCGGCGATGAACCGGCTTGCGGAGATGCTTGTGGGAACTCACGATTTCGTTGCGTTCTCGAAAGAGACTCCCGATCAGCAGGGAACTCTCTGCACGGTTACGGAGGCCCGTTGGTACAGGTACGGGCGTTTTCACGTTTTCCATATCGAGGCGAACCGCTTTCTCCGGAGCATGGTGCGCTTTCTGGTGGCCGGGATGATCGAGGCCGGGATGGGACGTCTCGGACAAGAGGATTTTAACGCGATGCTCGAAAGCGGATGCCGCCGACCCCATCTGAAACCGGCCGTGGCGACGGGCTTGTTTCTCTGGAACGTCAGGTATTGAGCGTTGAATGTCGAGAATTGGCCTAAAGGCCGGTTTGCTCAAATACCCTTGATCTTGCGCCTCTTTGTTGCGGACTCTTGTATTAATCGTGCTCTCTGGTTATGTTAGCCAATTATACTTTTTTGTCTCAAACCCGAGGATGCTTGCGTAACCTCATCTGTTAACCCGGCCCGGCATGTGAAAAGCTTTTTACCGCTCAGGCATTTTCTTGTCTGTATATTCTTGCAGGTTGCCGCTCTGTCGTCCGTGTCGTTTGGTGCGGAGGCCCGTGACAGCACGTCAACTACGAGATCCTCACGCGTTTCGGAAATGCTCGACAGCCTGGTGACTGCCACCTATTTTCAGGATGAGCGGTTTTCATCTGGAGGAAAGCCTGGGGCTTTTGAGTATCTCCCCAAAGAGTTCATCCCTCAGTTCAGTGACTCGGTTTACGCGTCAAGAATTGCTGCGCTTGCCAGCAAAAGCCGGTTCAATCTGGTTTATAATGATCATGTAAAAGGCTTTATTCGTCTTTATGCCGTTGACAAGAGGAAAATGGTATCGAAGGTGCTTGGCCTGACCCATATCTATTTTCCGCTCTTTGACGAAGTGTTCAGGCAGTACAATATCCCTCCTGAAATGAAGTACCTCGCCATCGTGGAGTCTGCACTGAATCCCACAGCGGTGTCTCGGGCTGGTGCCCGTGGTCTTTGGCAGTTCATGAGCGGTACGGGCCGGATGTACGGCTTGCAATCCTCTTCGTTCATCGAGGATCGCTACGACCCCACAAAAGCGACCGTGGCGGCTTGCAAGTATCTTCGTGATCTGTATGACATGTTTGGCGACTGGTTTCTCGTTCTCGCGGCATACAATGCCGGGGCGGGTAACGTGCAGAAGGCTATCAGGAGATCGGGCGGTGCGCACGATTACTGGGAGATATGGCCATACCTGCCGCAGGAAACCCGCGGTTACGTTCCTGCATTCATCGCGGTGACCTACGTCATGAACTATTACCGCGAGCACAATATCCGCCCGGCCCAACCGGGCTATCTCTATTCCGAAACCGGCAGGGTGCCGGTCAGTCAGGCGCTCACCTTCGAACAGCTCAACGAGGCTCTCGGTGTGCCGATGGAGGATATCAAGTTTCTCAATCCACAGTACATAGCTGGTCTCATACCGGCTCCGGAGTCCATGCCTAACATGATCACGCTTCCGAAGCAATACATCCAGCCGTTTCAGCGGAAAGAGCAGGAAATCTATGCATACCGGCCTGAACTGGTTGCTGAAAAGGAGCGCCTTTACACCATGGTTCGGGAAATCGATCGCCAGGACGAGGTAGTCAGCAGTGGCAGGGGCAAGAAGGTGCATATGGTGCGGAAAGGTGAGACGATTGCCAGTGTGGCCCGCACCTATGGCTGCTCGGTCAGTCAGATTATTGACTGGAACAATCTGAAAAGCTCCAGCTTGAAATCCGGACAGAAGCTGGTAGTCTTCAAGGCCGTCAGCGAGCGGGGATCAAAAAAATCATCGGTCTTGAAGATCAAGGGTAAAAAAAGCAAGCTGAAAGCAAAAGCAGCCAAGGGTTCTGCCAAGAGCAAAGCGGCCAAAAAGAGCAAGGGCGGCAAAAAGACCGGTGGAAAAAGTGAGGCGAAAAATAAGCGGAAGTAACGCAACCAGAACGTCGCCGGACGGCATCGCAGATCGTTGGTGTTCACGAACGAAATCAGCGATAGTTTAACAGTTGTTCTGCTTGTCATTGCCAGTTTTTTTTATCTTAAGCATTCAATTTTCGCGCGCACCGTTTGTCCAGTTTTTTCTGGGGTACAGACAGTTTTTTTAACCACCAACAAAGGGTACTTAACACAGCGTATGCGTAATATCATTTTCACCGGTAAGGGCGGTGTCGGCAAAACTTCAGTTGCGGCAGCGACTGCCTTGAAAGCAGCAGATATGGGTTACAAGACCCTCATCATGTCGACCGATCCGGCTCATAGCCTTGGTGACTCTCTTGACATAGAACTTGGGCCTTCGCCCGTCAAGGTCGCGGAGAACCTTTGGGGACAGGAAGTGAGCGTTTTCGGCGACCTCAACCTGAACTGGGATGTTGTTCGCGAGCATTTCGCTCACCTGATGGCTTCGCGCGGCATTGAAGGCGTTTACGCCGAAGAGATGGGTGTGCTTCCCGGTATGGAGGAGCTGTTTTCGCTCTCCTACATCAAGCGCTATAACGAAGAGCAGAAAGATTTCGACCTGCTGGTCGTTGACTGCGCACCGACCGGCGAAACTCTCCGCCTGCTTTCGCTGCCGGAGACCTTCGGCTGGTTCATCAAGATGATCCGCAACATCGAGAAGTACATGGTCAAGCCGATGATCCGCCCACTCTCCAAGAAGGTCAAGAAACTTGACGATTTCGTGGCTCCCGAAGAGGTCTATGAAAAGGTGGACAACCTCTTCTCCTCGACCGAAGGCATCATCGACCTGCTCGCAGACGGCACCAAAACCACCATGCGCCTTGTGATGAACCCTGAGAAGATGGTCATCAAGGAGTCGATGCGTGCTCTGACCTACCTGAACCTCTACGGCATCACGGTTGACCGTATCACCATCAACCGCGTCATGCCCGACCAGAGCCCCGACCCGTACTTCCAGCAGTGGCGCAACATCCAACAGAAGTATATCGACCAGATCAACAGTGCCTTCGCGCCGATTCCGGTTGCCGAAGTGCCGCTGTTCAACAACGAGGTGGTCGGTCTGGAGATGCTTCGCAAGGTCGGCGAGAAGGTTTACGGAGACGAGAACCCCCTCGATATCTTCTTCAAGGAGGATCCGATCAACATCACTAAAATTTCCGATGGCCACTACAAGGTTCGAGTGAAGCTGCCGTTCATGGAGAGCATGGGTCTGGAGCCGAAGATCATGAAGCTCGGTGATGACCTGACCATCCGTATCGGCGACTACCAGAAGATTGTGGCGCTTCCGATCTTCCTGGCTGGCATGGAGTCCACCGGCGCTTCGTTCGAGAGCGGCTGGCTGAATATCGACTTTACCAAGGAGTAACAGGCTCCTTTCTTTCATAGCCTATTTGGAGGAACAGGAGAACCTGCCGGTGTGGCAGGTTTTCCTGTTTGTGGGCTTGCCTGAGTGATAAGAAATTTACACGCGCAGCCTCCAGTTATTTTGGCTGAATTGTTATCTTCCAGACATAGTTAATTGACGATTTTTCTGAGTACTACGAATGCAACAATTACAGGATTTACGAGTTTCAAGAATCATTACTCTTACCTCGCCAAGGGCACTAAAGGAAAAATTGCCCGTAACGGAGCATATTGCCGATACGGTCTGCAAGGCCAGGCATGAGGTTGAGAATATTCTGACCGGCAAGGACAATCGCATGTTGGTCATCGTCGGGCCTTGCTCTATCCATGATATCAAGGCAGCACGCGAATATGCTTCGCG
Protein-coding sequences here:
- a CDS encoding alpha-amylase family glycosyl hydrolase, with protein sequence MTTPTLDILLESLESAKRRQPAEPYAVPNLWREGRTGVSMVDPFDYFSDAIGAIRASAPVGWDKVVMNGQNWSASATVYNLFVRYNAAFDHNHDGRISTEPLPCGFRETGTLLKAIAMLPYIRRMGVNTLYLLPLTSIGQVNRKGELGSPYAIKNPYELDETLGEPALDLPVETQLKALVEAARHLGMRVVFEFVFRTASIDSDWIGEHPEWFYWIKSGENLPPYCAPAFGDDKLTRIYEKVDKHDFHELPEPDEAYRNRFVPAPEKLTLGAHGYTGATTDGGECVIASAFSDWPPDDRQPPWTDVTYLKLHNAPRFNYIAYNTIRMYDEALERPEFRATALWREITGIIPHYRNMFGIDGAMIDMGHALPPELKASIVAEARLDAPDFAFWDENFDPSPTLKEEGFNAVFGSLPFVIHDVQFIKGLLTFLNRNGVAIPFFATGENHNTPRVCHNLAGKEAGRRRALFLFTLGAVLPAMPFIHSGMEICEWHPINLGLNFTDDDRQRFPTESLPLFSAAACDWENANGLEPICDAIRKVLDIRSRHFELVRCGDIGSIVQPYISDPALLTVMRKSGGKNLLFAGNSNFEEPVTGTMEFEQESMELEELITGQTLTISGHKLTRDFAPGECILFELPNTAQE
- the truA gene encoding tRNA pseudouridine(38-40) synthase TruA, with protein sequence MARSKRTIKMQLEYDGTGYSGWQRQLGAVMTVQGEIEQVLGRITQEPVSIDGAGRTDRGVHARGQVASFATGSPMPLGRLMYSANSLLPSTIRINSMRQVPESFHARFSARSREYRYFLLEHPSAIDSRFAGCCYGRPDVAAMNRLAEMLVGTHDFVAFSKETPDQQGTLCTVTEARWYRYGRFHVFHIEANRFLRSMVRFLVAGMIEAGMGRLGQEDFNAMLESGCRRPHLKPAVATGLFLWNVRY
- a CDS encoding lytic transglycosylase domain-containing protein, with protein sequence MLDSLVTATYFQDERFSSGGKPGAFEYLPKEFIPQFSDSVYASRIAALASKSRFNLVYNDHVKGFIRLYAVDKRKMVSKVLGLTHIYFPLFDEVFRQYNIPPEMKYLAIVESALNPTAVSRAGARGLWQFMSGTGRMYGLQSSSFIEDRYDPTKATVAACKYLRDLYDMFGDWFLVLAAYNAGAGNVQKAIRRSGGAHDYWEIWPYLPQETRGYVPAFIAVTYVMNYYREHNIRPAQPGYLYSETGRVPVSQALTFEQLNEALGVPMEDIKFLNPQYIAGLIPAPESMPNMITLPKQYIQPFQRKEQEIYAYRPELVAEKERLYTMVREIDRQDEVVSSGRGKKVHMVRKGETIASVARTYGCSVSQIIDWNNLKSSSLKSGQKLVVFKAVSERGSKKSSVLKIKGKKSKLKAKAAKGSAKSKAAKKSKGGKKTGGKSEAKNKRK
- a CDS encoding ArsA family ATPase: MRNIIFTGKGGVGKTSVAAATALKAADMGYKTLIMSTDPAHSLGDSLDIELGPSPVKVAENLWGQEVSVFGDLNLNWDVVREHFAHLMASRGIEGVYAEEMGVLPGMEELFSLSYIKRYNEEQKDFDLLVVDCAPTGETLRLLSLPETFGWFIKMIRNIEKYMVKPMIRPLSKKVKKLDDFVAPEEVYEKVDNLFSSTEGIIDLLADGTKTTMRLVMNPEKMVIKESMRALTYLNLYGITVDRITINRVMPDQSPDPYFQQWRNIQQKYIDQINSAFAPIPVAEVPLFNNEVVGLEMLRKVGEKVYGDENPLDIFFKEDPINITKISDGHYKVRVKLPFMESMGLEPKIMKLGDDLTIRIGDYQKIVALPIFLAGMESTGASFESGWLNIDFTKE